In a single window of the Candidatus Methylomirabilota bacterium genome:
- a CDS encoding DUF1016 domain-containing protein — MTKRKKPAIVPRTTGNKSGVPIRDALHHEFYESIAEVLRTSRAKAYRAVNFTMVEAYWNIGRMIVEEEQQGKERAEYGAFLIQNLAIRLSNEFGRGFSEPSLWNMRQYYQCFPMLSALRRELTWTHYKLLIRVENEAARAWYLKEAAEQSWSTRTLERQINSLYYERLLISRDKAAVTEEMQQKTGALAPTPQDFIKDPYVLEFLGIPGSHEFRESELEQAIIGKLQAFMLELGKGFAFVARQQRISTETKDFFVDLVFYNYILKCFVLIDLKIGELTHQDIGQMDMYVRLFEETVKSADDNPTVGIILCTEKDHTVVKYSVLNESRQLFASKYMLYLPTEEALRQELERERALVVREQQVQYGVALHV, encoded by the coding sequence ATGACGAAAAGGAAGAAACCGGCCATAGTCCCGCGAACGACTGGCAATAAATCAGGGGTACCCATTCGGGACGCACTGCATCACGAATTCTATGAGTCCATCGCAGAAGTCCTCCGCACCTCCCGCGCCAAAGCATATCGGGCTGTCAACTTCACCATGGTCGAGGCCTATTGGAATATTGGCCGGATGATTGTCGAGGAGGAACAGCAGGGCAAGGAACGGGCGGAATACGGGGCATTTCTGATCCAAAATCTTGCTATCCGTTTGTCCAATGAGTTTGGGCGGGGTTTTTCGGAGCCAAGCCTGTGGAATATGCGCCAGTATTACCAGTGCTTTCCAATGCTCTCCGCACTGCGGAGAGAATTGACGTGGACCCACTATAAATTGCTCATACGGGTCGAAAACGAAGCCGCCCGCGCGTGGTACCTGAAGGAGGCTGCCGAACAGAGTTGGAGCACCCGCACGCTGGAACGGCAGATCAACTCCCTCTACTACGAACGCCTGTTGATAAGCCGAGACAAGGCGGCGGTCACCGAGGAAATGCAACAGAAGACCGGCGCGCTTGCCCCCACGCCACAGGACTTCATCAAAGACCCCTACGTCCTTGAGTTTCTCGGCATTCCGGGTTCGCATGAGTTCCGCGAATCTGAACTCGAACAGGCCATCATCGGCAAGCTCCAGGCCTTCATGCTCGAACTCGGCAAGGGCTTCGCCTTCGTCGCCCGGCAGCAGCGCATCAGCACCGAGACCAAGGACTTCTTCGTCGATCTGGTGTTCTACAACTACATCCTGAAATGCTTCGTCCTGATCGATCTGAAAATCGGCGAACTGACCCACCAGGACATCGGCCAGATGGACATGTACGTGCGCCTGTTCGAAGAGACAGTGAAGAGCGCGGACGACAACCCCACTGTCGGCATCATCCTCTGCACGGAGAAAGACCATACGGTAGTGAAGTATTCCGTGCTCAACGAGAGTCGCCAACTCTTTGCCTCGAAATACATGCTCTATCTGCCGACGGAGGAAGCGCTGCGTCAGGAGCTGGAGCGGGAACGGGCGCTGGTGGTGCGGGAACAGCAGGTGCAGTATGGGGTGGCTTTGCATGTCTGA
- a CDS encoding DUF2442 domain-containing protein: MSPYIKHIRPLDDYRLEILFENGELRMFDAKPYLHRGIFVRLQNRAVFQAARVVAGSVEWPGGLDLSYDTLYLESQPVAATASVEMLPT; encoded by the coding sequence ATGAGTCCCTATATTAAGCACATCCGTCCGCTGGACGATTACCGGCTGGAGATATTGTTTGAAAACGGCGAGCTCCGGATGTTCGATGCGAAGCCGTATTTGCATCGCGGTATCTTCGTCCGTTTGCAAAATCGCGCTGTATTTCAAGCGGCACGGGTGGTTGCTGGATCGGTAGAATGGCCCGGTGGGTTAGATCTGAGCTACGACACGCTCTACCTGGAAAGTCAACCGGTTGCCGCGACAGCAAGCGTAGAAATGTTGCCTACATGA
- a CDS encoding transcriptional regulator, which yields MKKTNFDRYLEEQMRDPAFAARFKRAGEAWDVALQLAALRQRAGLSQKDLARLLKTSQQQISRLESPDYEGHSLSTLRRIARVLHARVRVVFDVEENTTGTHVAETAASYRTKRVATKRL from the coding sequence ATGAAAAAGACTAATTTCGACCGTTACCTGGAAGAGCAGATGCGGGATCCGGCGTTTGCGGCCCGCTTTAAGCGCGCAGGCGAGGCTTGGGATGTGGCACTGCAACTCGCCGCTCTCCGGCAGCGCGCCGGGCTTTCCCAGAAGGACCTCGCCCGCCTTCTGAAGACCTCCCAGCAGCAGATCAGCCGGCTGGAGTCCCCCGACTACGAAGGCCACTCCCTGAGCACCCTGCGCCGTATCGCCCGCGTCCTGCACGCCCGCGTGCGCGTCGTATTCGATGTGGAAGAGAACACGACCGGGACGCACGTGGCCGAAACCGCCGCATCGTATCGCACCAAACGCGTCGCAACCAAGCGACTATGA
- a CDS encoding DNA methyltransferase has protein sequence MANGKSNDKSLESWIWDAACSIRGAKDAPKYKEFILPLIFAKRLCDVFDDELNRIAQEVGSRAKAFKLVKHDKKLVRFYLPLEPKNPDDAVWSVIRTLSDKIGEQLTTYLRAIADANPLLKGIIDRIDFNATTHGQRDIDDARLSNLIESISAKQLGLTDVEGDIIGRSYEYLIRKFAEGGGQSAGEFYTPGEVGEIMALIMDPQPGMSVYDPTCGSAGLLIKCELALDAKKRAYQLSSPSGGESRRYAPLKLYGQEQEPGTWAMANMNMIIHDMEGEIQIGDTFRNPKFRQGNRLQTFDRAVANPMWNQTEFKEKDYDADELDRFPKSAGFPGGKADWGWVQHILASLNPQGRAAVVLDTGAASRGSGNANTNKEKDVRRWFVEQDLIEGVIYLPENLFYNTTAPGIILVLNRAKPKERTEKLFLLNASRDFAKGDPKNYIPADAIHRIADTFTAWKEVEKYSRIVDREEIAKNDFNISPSRYIHTGEADEYRPIAEIVEELNALDDEAKETDRTLKAILARIGV, from the coding sequence ATGGCCAACGGTAAGAGCAACGACAAATCGCTCGAATCCTGGATCTGGGACGCCGCCTGTTCCATCCGCGGCGCCAAGGACGCGCCTAAATACAAAGAGTTCATCCTCCCGCTCATCTTTGCCAAACGCCTCTGCGATGTCTTCGATGACGAACTAAACCGCATCGCCCAGGAAGTCGGATCGCGGGCCAAGGCGTTCAAGCTCGTCAAGCACGACAAGAAACTCGTCCGCTTCTACCTCCCGCTGGAGCCGAAGAACCCCGACGACGCCGTCTGGTCTGTCATCCGCACGCTCTCGGACAAGATCGGCGAGCAGCTCACCACCTACCTCCGGGCCATCGCCGACGCCAATCCGCTGCTCAAGGGCATCATCGACCGCATTGATTTCAACGCCACCACCCACGGCCAGCGCGACATTGACGACGCCCGGCTGAGCAACCTCATCGAGTCCATCAGCGCCAAGCAGCTCGGGCTGACCGACGTTGAGGGCGACATCATCGGGCGCAGCTATGAATACCTCATCCGCAAGTTCGCGGAGGGCGGCGGGCAAAGCGCGGGCGAGTTCTACACCCCCGGCGAGGTGGGCGAGATCATGGCGCTCATCATGGACCCGCAGCCCGGCATGAGCGTGTACGATCCCACCTGCGGCTCCGCCGGCCTGCTCATCAAGTGTGAGCTGGCGCTGGACGCGAAAAAGCGCGCGTACCAACTCTCCTCTCCCTCTGGGGGTGAGAGTCGGCGCTATGCGCCGCTCAAGCTCTACGGCCAGGAACAGGAGCCGGGTACCTGGGCCATGGCCAACATGAACATGATCATCCACGACATGGAGGGCGAGATTCAGATCGGCGACACCTTCCGCAATCCCAAATTCCGTCAGGGTAATCGTCTTCAGACGTTCGATCGCGCCGTGGCCAATCCGATGTGGAACCAGACCGAGTTCAAAGAAAAGGACTACGACGCCGACGAACTCGACCGCTTCCCCAAGAGCGCGGGCTTCCCCGGCGGCAAGGCCGACTGGGGCTGGGTGCAACACATCCTCGCCAGCCTGAATCCGCAGGGTCGCGCCGCCGTGGTGCTCGACACCGGCGCCGCCTCGCGCGGCTCCGGCAATGCCAACACCAACAAGGAAAAAGATGTGCGCCGCTGGTTCGTGGAGCAGGACCTCATCGAGGGTGTTATCTATCTGCCGGAAAACCTCTTCTACAACACCACCGCCCCAGGTATCATCCTCGTGCTGAACCGGGCCAAGCCGAAGGAGCGAACGGAAAAGCTCTTCCTGCTCAACGCCAGCCGCGATTTCGCTAAGGGCGATCCGAAGAACTACATCCCCGCCGACGCCATCCACCGCATCGCCGACACCTTCACCGCATGGAAGGAAGTGGAGAAATACTCCCGCATCGTCGATCGCGAGGAGATTGCCAAGAACGATTTCAACATCTCGCCCAGCCGCTACATCCACACGGGCGAAGCCGACGAATACCGACCGATTGCGGAGATTGTGGAGGAACTGAATGCGCTGGATGATGAGGCCAAAGAGACAGACCGTACCTTAAAAGCGATACTTGCAAGGATAGGCGTATGA
- a CDS encoding ribosome biogenesis GTPase Der has translation MSLPIVTIVGRPNVGKSTLFNRLVGERKAIVHDQPGVTRDRLYATVAWRGRTFTLSDTGGLEPGAESGLAAHVLAQVRQAVQASALVIFVVDAREGLTPLDEEIARLLRHDVQARIIVAPNKVDRPSHEALAAEFFRVGFEQLCPVSAEHGLGVAELCDVIVEALPSAEVAPEQKAIRVAVVGRPNVGKSSLVNRLLGQERVIVSEQPGTTRDAIDTPFTYNDTPYILIDTAGLRARSKVQQPLERFSVVRALKAIERSDVALIVVDAKDGITDQDAKIADYVQDTGCGAILVANKWDLMPSGADARQQFTLEVREQLRHLDFAPIACVSALTGLHVPTLFPLLNSVAQARIHRVPTPQLNELIGEAVAKYPPPAHGKRPVRFHYATQAAKPPPTFLLFVSDPRAVRVPYRRYLVNQLRAAYGFVGAPIRLVLKPKESRAGS, from the coding sequence ATGTCTCTGCCTATCGTAACAATTGTGGGTCGGCCCAATGTCGGGAAATCGACCCTCTTCAACCGACTGGTCGGCGAGCGAAAAGCGATCGTGCACGATCAACCGGGTGTAACCAGGGACCGGCTCTACGCGACCGTCGCATGGAGGGGCCGCACATTCACCCTCAGTGATACCGGGGGGTTGGAACCGGGCGCGGAAAGCGGCCTGGCGGCCCATGTGCTGGCTCAGGTCCGGCAGGCGGTCCAGGCGTCCGCCCTGGTCATCTTTGTGGTCGACGCCCGGGAGGGACTGACGCCGCTTGATGAAGAGATCGCCCGACTGCTTCGACACGATGTGCAGGCCCGCATCATCGTGGCGCCGAATAAGGTCGATCGGCCGTCGCACGAGGCGTTGGCCGCCGAATTCTTTCGGGTCGGATTCGAGCAGCTCTGTCCGGTCTCTGCCGAGCACGGCCTGGGTGTCGCGGAACTCTGCGACGTGATCGTCGAGGCGCTGCCGTCCGCAGAGGTGGCGCCTGAGCAGAAGGCCATCCGTGTGGCGGTGGTCGGGCGCCCCAATGTCGGCAAGTCCTCGCTGGTCAATCGGCTGCTGGGGCAGGAGCGCGTCATCGTGAGCGAGCAGCCCGGCACCACAAGAGATGCGATCGACACCCCGTTCACGTACAACGACACGCCATATATTCTTATCGACACGGCGGGACTCCGAGCTCGCAGCAAGGTTCAACAGCCGTTGGAGCGGTTCAGCGTGGTGCGGGCGCTCAAGGCCATTGAGCGGAGCGATGTCGCCCTGATCGTGGTGGACGCGAAAGACGGAATTACCGACCAGGATGCCAAGATCGCCGATTATGTGCAGGACACCGGCTGCGGCGCAATCCTGGTGGCAAACAAGTGGGACCTGATGCCGTCTGGCGCCGATGCCCGGCAACAGTTTACCCTGGAGGTCCGCGAACAGTTGCGCCATCTGGACTTTGCGCCGATCGCCTGCGTGTCGGCATTAACCGGCCTTCACGTACCCACACTGTTCCCCTTACTGAACAGCGTCGCGCAGGCGCGCATCCATCGGGTGCCGACCCCCCAACTCAACGAACTGATCGGCGAGGCGGTTGCCAAGTACCCCCCGCCTGCTCACGGCAAACGGCCGGTCCGGTTTCACTACGCCACGCAGGCCGCCAAGCCGCCCCCAACCTTCCTGCTGTTCGTCAGCGACCCGCGCGCCGTCCGCGTCCCCTACCGGCGGTATCTGGTCAACCAACTTCGCGCCGCCTACGGCTTTGTCGGCGCCCCCATCCGCCTGGTCCTGAAGCCCAAAGAAAGTAGGGCCGGTTCCTGA